Proteins encoded together in one Palaemon carinicauda isolate YSFRI2023 chromosome 45, ASM3689809v2, whole genome shotgun sequence window:
- the LOC137634946 gene encoding phenoloxidase-activating factor 2-like, producing the protein MGGLRMLKTPLVLSLWLLAGYVSGQADGDFWWLSGTTDDPDNLAVSSPEEQIPCECVKYYLCINGTISTTGVGIIDLRFGGPKPPPPPRNRNGPQCADLYDVCCFPPKPTTLSPPTTTTAFPTLPPDTPCDCVSFVNCSAEHVVSDGNGSTSLEAFGIYVSHSNCPHAFTVCCASEPTTAPPVVTSSSHPHCDCVDTNMCDKTGTIVTSGAGFIDLRTLYPNPNPDIVCEIPGQICCNLPDSERVNGIATLGSRLTTTARPTTLPPNRATAKITEDILPSCGTRNTQGIAARVLGFRQGESQFGEFPWVVAVLRQEIMMEKPVHLFVGGGTLIHPRIVITVAHKVAGVPVEKLWARLGEWDTQTQLEPYAHQTIQVQEVVIHPQYNPRSFFNDVAIMILKSEYIPAPHINHLCLAKDVEDVDPTSCVINGWGKDSFEDTGTYQLIMKSLTLPLVGSRQCQKQLRQTRLGRYFLLDRSFVCAGGELGKDACTGDGGGPLACPRKDDPSRYLLVGLTAWGIGCGLDGVPGVYASVPATYDWILNQTYDRYPVTTTTEATTTTTTQVTTPLPTREMTVNHREDLQAWEDSEESYSYYEDFGTNRRRAERERRKKERREQRRREREERKRRREEMRERRQRA; encoded by the exons ggagGTCTGAGAATGTTAAAAACACCTCTGGTGTTGAGCTTATGGCTGCTGGCAGGCTATGTGTCTGGCCAAGCCGATGGAGACTTTTGGTGGCTTAGCGGTACTACAGACGACCCTGACAATTTAGCTGTCTCTTCCCCTGAAGAACAAATTCCCTGCGAGTGTGTCAAGTATTACCTGTGTATTAATGGCACCATCAGTACGACTGGAGTTGGAATCATAGACCTTCGCTTCGGAGGACCAAAGCCTCCACCTCCCCCGCGCAACCGAAACGGTCCACAGTGCGCTGACCTCTACGATGTATGTTGCTTCCCACCTAAGCCTACTACACTTTCCCCTCCAACTACAACCACGGCATTCCCAACCCTGCCTCCGGACACGCCTTGTGACTGTGTATCCTTCGTCAACTGCAGCGCAGAACACGTCGTAAGCGACGGGAATGGAAGCACGTCCCTGGAAGCCTTTGGGATCTACGTATCCCATTCTAATTGCCCTCACGCTTTCACCGTCTGCTGCGCCTCCGAGCCTACCACAGCCCCTCCGGTGGTCACATCCTCAAGCCACCCTCATTGCGATTGCGTTGATACCAACATGTGCGATAAGACAGGCACCATCGTTACTTCAGGGGCTGGATTCATAGACCTGAGGACGCTATACCCAAACCCAAATCCGGACATCGTCTGCGAAATCCCTGGACAGATTTGCTGTAACTTACCAGATAGTGAGCGAGTCAACGGCATTGCTACGTTGGGCTCGAGATTAACAACAACCGCACGTCCCACGACACTTCCTCCAAATAGAGCGACGGCTAAAATCACGGAGGACATCTTGCCCAGTTGTGGGACGAGGAATACGCAAGGCATCGCG GCTCGCGTGCTGGGATTTCGCCAAGGGGAAAGCCAATTCGGAGAGTTCCCCTGGGTGGTCGCTGTCCTGCGTCAGGAGATCATGATGGAAAAGCCCGTGCACCTCTTTGTGGGCGGAGGAACCCTCATCCACCCGAGGATTGTGATTACTGTCGCGCATAAAGTCGCTGG TGTTCCAGTCGAAAAACTCTGGGCTAGACTTGGAGAGTGGGACACTCAGACACAGCTCGAACCTTACGCACACCAGACTATTCAGGTTCAGGAGGTGGTCATCCATCCACAGTACAATCCCAGAAGCTTCTTCAATGACGTGGCAATAATGATCCTCAAA AGCGAATACATACCAGCTCCGCACATCAACCACCTCTGTCTGGCAAAGGACGTTGAAGATGTAGATCCGACCTCCTGCGTCATCAACGGATGGGGGAAGGATAGCTTCG AGGACACAGGCACTTACCAGCTGATCATGAAATCCCTGACACTGCCCTTGGTGGGGAGCAGACAATGTCAGAAACAACTCCGCCAGACGCGGCTGGGACGTTACTTCCTTTTGGACAGGTCCTTCGTTTGCGCCGGCGGGGAGCTGGGGAAGGATGCGTGTACG GGAGACGGAGGTGGTCCACTGGCCTGCCCTCGTAAGGACGACCCCTCCAGATACCTTCTGGTGGGCCTCACGGCTTGGGGCATCGGATGCGGGCTAGATGGCGTACCCGGGGTATACGCCAGCGTCCCGGCCACCTACGACTGGATTTTGAACCAGACTTACGACCGCTATCCAGTTACGACGACGACCGAAGCTACGACCACGACTACGACCCAAGTTACGACGCCTCTGCCAACAAGAGAAATGACAGTTAATCACAGAGAG GACTTGCAAGCATGGGAAGATTCGGAAGAATCCTATTCGTATTACGAGGATTTCGGAACCAACAGGAGACGAGCGGAAAGGGAAAGGAGAAAGAAGGAACGAAGAGAACAAAGGCGAAGAGAAAGGGAAGAGCGGAAACGAAGAAGAGAAGAGATGAGAGAAAGACGCCAACGAGCATAA